The genomic window TTACGCACCTATTCAATACCCAATGCTATTGCTGACTGACAAACCAAACGCAAGTCAGGTGTATACGATGATGCAAGAGCCACCAATGCAAGATGTATTGAGTGAGCTAGGCTTTAGTCCTGCGCCGAATACAGAGGCGCAGACGAATTAGTTTAAAGCTCCGCAGATAAACGCCTTACAAGCATTGAATTAGAGGACCCTCATGCTTACCGAGATCGAATCCATTGCTCTTATTCTTAGTTTGAAAGTGGCACTTGTGGCCAGCATTTCAATCTTGCCTGTGGGTATAGCGTTAGCATGGTTATTAGCCAAGAAAGACTTTTACGGTAAAAGCCTGCTTGATGGATTAATTCACCTGCCGTTAGTGTTGCCTCCTGTGGTTATCGGTTACGTACTGCTTATTATGTTTGGTAAGCAAGGCGCAGTGGGTCAATGGCTAGATACCTATCTGGGTATAGATTTCTCATTTAGCTGGAAGGGCGCAGCCCTTGCCTCGGCGGTAGTGGCGTTGCCTCTTATGGTGCGCTCTATACGGCTGAGCATTTTGTCTGTAGACAGCAAATTAGAACAAGCGGCGATGACGCTTGGCGCAACCCCGATCACTGTGTTTCGACGCATTACCTTGCCACTGATTATGCCAGGGGTGATATCGGGTTTGGTACTGGCGTTTGCTCGCAGTCTTGGCGAGTTTGGCGCGACCATTACCTTTGTTTCAAATATCCCCGGTGAAACGCAAACCATTCCTTTGGCGATGTTCAGCTTTTTGGAAACTCCCGGCGCCGAATTTCAGGCCATGCGCTTGTGCATCATAGCCATTATCATCGCTTTACTGTCACTATTTTTCAGTGAATGGCTATCGCGTCGCTCTCAACAGAAATTGGGGTTAATTGAATGACTTTACAATTTTCATTTACCCATCAATTCGATAGCCAGCATTTTGATATTCAAGGTGAATTGCCAGCCAAGGGCGTAACGGCTGTATTTGGGCGTTCTGGAAGCGGTAAATCAACCTTGTTGAATGTACTGTCAGGCTTGTTAACACCGCAATCAGGGCACGTGAAATTAAACCAGTTAACTATGCTCGATACGCAAAATAACACCCATATTCCGGTGTGGAAGCGTAAAGTGGCGGTGGTTTTTCAAGACGCGCGTTTGTTTCCTCATCTTTCTATCAAAGATAATTTGTTATTTGGCGCGGCCAAGCATAATGCTGATGTTCGTCTTGCAGAGCTCACGGCATTATTAGGGATCGATCATCTATTGCAGGCTAAGCCGAATACATTAAGCGGCGGTGAAAAGCAACGCGTGGCGATAGCACGCGCCTTGCTAAGCGATCCACAGTTATTGTTAATGGATGAGCCGCTTGCTAGTTTAGATATTCCGCGTAAAAGAGAGGTTATTCAATACCTTAATCAGCTTTCGGCAAAGATAGAAATCCCCATTGTGTATGTGACGCATAGCCTAGAAGAGGTGATGCATTTAGCCGATCACTTGTTGGTGCTTGAGTCAGGCAAAGTGGTGGATTTTGGTAATGTGGAAACGGTATGGAACAGTGGCACTCTTGCCTTGTGGCAAGAAGGAGAAAGACACAGCACTTTGCTTAATGCCAAGGTTGCAGAGCGACATGAAAGCTATGCGATGCGCAAAATGAAAGTGGCCGATCATTGGTTGTGGGTACCAGATCAAGGATTGGAAGACAAAGTGGGCCAGTGTATGCGTATTCGTATCAATGCGCAGGATGTATCAGTGACATTGTCACAAAATAGTGACAGTTCGATTAGAAATAGGCTACCGGTGTCAATTGTGGATATCAGCGCCATCAATGCCCATTCAAACTTGATTACATTAAGGCTCGATGAACAGTTGCTACTAAAATCAACCTTGACTCAGTGGGCTACTGAAGAGTTGAATTTGACGCTAGGAAGTCAAGTCTACGCACAAATTAAAGGGGTCAGTTTTACCCAGCAAAATTT from Vibrio neonatus includes these protein-coding regions:
- the modB gene encoding molybdate ABC transporter permease subunit encodes the protein MLTEIESIALILSLKVALVASISILPVGIALAWLLAKKDFYGKSLLDGLIHLPLVLPPVVIGYVLLIMFGKQGAVGQWLDTYLGIDFSFSWKGAALASAVVALPLMVRSIRLSILSVDSKLEQAAMTLGATPITVFRRITLPLIMPGVISGLVLAFARSLGEFGATITFVSNIPGETQTIPLAMFSFLETPGAEFQAMRLCIIAIIIALLSLFFSEWLSRRSQQKLGLIE
- the modC gene encoding molybdenum ABC transporter ATP-binding protein ModC, giving the protein MTLQFSFTHQFDSQHFDIQGELPAKGVTAVFGRSGSGKSTLLNVLSGLLTPQSGHVKLNQLTMLDTQNNTHIPVWKRKVAVVFQDARLFPHLSIKDNLLFGAAKHNADVRLAELTALLGIDHLLQAKPNTLSGGEKQRVAIARALLSDPQLLLMDEPLASLDIPRKREVIQYLNQLSAKIEIPIVYVTHSLEEVMHLADHLLVLESGKVVDFGNVETVWNSGTLALWQEGERHSTLLNAKVAERHESYAMRKMKVADHWLWVPDQGLEDKVGQCMRIRINAQDVSVTLSQNSDSSIRNRLPVSIVDISAINAHSNLITLRLDEQLLLKSTLTQWATEELNLTLGSQVYAQIKGVSFTQQNLASY